Proteins from a genomic interval of Lolium perenne isolate Kyuss_39 chromosome 1, Kyuss_2.0, whole genome shotgun sequence:
- the LOC127317492 gene encoding phospholipase D zeta 1 isoform X1, whose amino-acid sequence MNVERLPAERHGHRYARMQPDHDPDPEGDAASSSSSAAARRPEVLAASASFRLSEATRVFEELPRATIFSVSRPDAGDITPMLLSYTIEINYKQFRWRLFKKASQVLYLHFALKRREFLEEFHEKQEQVKEWLQNLGIGDNMPVVHDDDEADDVNVPSQLDESSIRNRNVPSIAVLPVIRPALGRQHSISDRAKVAMQEYLNHFFGNLDIVNSREVCKFLEVSCLSFLPEYGPKLKEDYVSVGHLPKIQKGRKEKCCSCGLFNCCKSSWQKVWVVLKPGFLALLKDPFDPKLLDVIIFDALPHMDINGEGQISLAKEIKERNPLHFGFQVSSGGRTIKLRTRSSSKVKDWVTAINAARQPPEGWCYPHRFGSFAPPRGLLEDGSMAQWFIDGQAGFEAIASSIEHAKSEIFITGWWLCPELYLRRPFEHHGSSRLDALLEARAKQGVQIYILMYKEVALALKINSLYSKNRLLNIHENVKVLRYPDHFSSGVYLWSHHEKIVIVDNQVCYIGGLDLCFGRYDSPDHKVNDAPPVIWPGKDYYNPRESEPNSWEDTTKDELDRTKYPRMPWHDVHCALYGPPCRDVARHFVQRWNYAKRNKAPNEQAIPLLMPHHHMVIPHYKGRSKETNGEAEGKQNDDDNAEVKKKASLASCASYQDVPLLLPQELEPQALPDGDLAVTGFEIDQADNVNKTGFKQPLLNRKAKVDASRQDLPMRGFVDNLSSVESASIRRFDSAKEDRHHMDKKWWERQERGDQVASVLDIGQVGPRATCRCQVIRSVGQWSAGTTQIEGSIHNAYFSLIEKAEHFVYIENQFFISGLSGDDTIKNRVLEALYRRIIRAEREKKRFKAIIVIPLLPGFQGGIDDGGAASVRAIMHWQYRTICRGPNSILQNLYDVIGLKAHDYISFHGLRAHGRLSDGGPLVTSQIYVHSKLMIIDDRIVVIGSANINDRSLLGSRDSEIAVVIEDKEVVNSKMDGRHWEAGKFSLSLRLSLWAEHLGLHRGEVSHIMDPMDDSTFKNIWMATAKTNTMIYQDVFSCVPNDLIHSRTQFRQSIAYWKEKIGHTTIDLGVAQEKLETYQDGDLKGTDPMDRLQLVRGHLVSFPLDFMCQEDLRPYFSESEYYTSPQVFH is encoded by the exons ATGAACGTGGAGCGGCTGCCGGCGGAGCGCCACGGCCACCGGTACGCGCGGATGCAGCCGGACCACGACCCCGACCCCGAGGGCGACGccgcgtcgtcctcgtcgtcggcggcggcgcggcggcccgAGGTCCTGGCGGCCTCGGCGTCGTTCCGCCTCTCCGAGGCCACGCGGGTCTTCGAGGAGCTCCCGCGCGCCACCATCTTCTCCGTCTCACGACCCGACGCCGGGGACATCACCCCCATGCTCCTCTCCTACACCATCGAGATCAACTACAAGCAG TTTAGGTGGCGGCTTTTTAAGAAAGCTTCACAGGTTCTCTATCTACACTTTGCATTGAAGCGACGTGAATTTCTTGAAGAATTCCATGAGAAGCAGGAACAG GTCAAAGAATGGCTCCAAAATTTGGGAATTGGGGATAATATGCCGGTAGTACATGATGACGATGAAGCGGACGATGTAAATGTTCCCTCACAACTAGATGAAAGCTCGATCAGAAATAG AAATGTTCCTTCAATTGCTGTTCTGCCCGTCATTCGACCAGCTCTTGGACGCCAACACTCTATTTCGGATCGAGCAAAAGTTGCCATGCAAGAATATCTTAACCatttttttggaaacttggatATTGTCAACTCACGGGAG GTTTGCAAATTTTTGGAAGTATCATGTTTGTCATTTTTGCCTGAATATGGGCCTAAGCTAAAAGAAGACTATGTTTCAGTTGGCCACTTGCCAAAAATTCAAAAGGGCCGTAAGGAGAAATGTTGTTCATGTGGATTATTTAACTGTTGCAAGAGCAGCTGGCAAAAG GTCTGGGTTGTCCTGAAGCCAGGATTCTTGGCTTTACTCAAAGATCCTTTTGATCCAAAGCTTTTGGATGTCATTATTTTTGATGCATTGCCACATATGGATATAAACGGAGAAGGTCAAATCTCACTAGCAAAGGAAATCAAAGAACGCAACCCATTGCATTTTGGATTCCAG GTGTCATCTGGTGGCCGGACAATTAAATTACGAACAAGAAGCTCTTCTAAGGTTAAGGATTGGGTTACTGCAATCAATGCTGCTAGACAACCTCCGGAAGGCTGGTGTTACCCTCACCGTTTTGGATCATTTGCACCACCAAGGGGGCTGTTGGAAGATGGGAGTATGGCACAGTGGTTTATAGATGGGCAAGCTGGATTTGAAGCAATTGCCTCCTCGATTGAGCATGCTAAATCTGAG ATATTTATTACTGGCTGGTGGCTATGCCCAGAATTGTATCTCCGACGCCCCTTCGAACATCATGGGTCATCTAGACTTGATGCTCTACTGGAAGCAAGAGCTAAGCAGGGTGTGCAG ATTTACATTTTAATGTACAAGGAAGTTGCTCTTGCCTTGAAAATTAACAGCTTGTACAGTAAAAACAGGCTACTTAACATTCATGAGAATGTCAAAGTTCTGCGCTATCCTGATCATTTCTCAAGTGGTGTATACTTGTG GTCACATCATGAGAAAATTGTGATTGTCGACAATCAAGTATGCTATATCGGAGGTCTTGATCTTTGCTTTGGTCGCTATGATAGTCCTGACCACAAAGTTAACGATGCGCCCCCTGTGATATGGCCAGGGAAGGACTACTACAACCCTCG GGAATCTGAGCCAAATTCTTGGGAGGACACAACAAAAGATGAACTGGACCGTACTAAATATCCCCGTATGCCTTGGCATGACGTCCATTGTGCTCTTTATGGACCACCTTGTCGGGATGTAGCAAGGCATTTTGTTCAGCGCTGGAATTATGCAAAG AGGAATAAAGCTCCAAATGAGCAAGCAATTCCTTTGCTGATGCCTCATCACCACATGGTAATTCCACATTACAAGGGAAGAAGTAAAGAAACAAATGGTGAGGCTGAGGGTAAAcagaatgatgatgataatgctgAGGTTAAAAAGAAAGCCTCCCTGGCATCCTGTGCATCGTATCAGGACGTGCCATTACTTTTACCTCAAGAGCTTGAACCTCAGGCATTGCCTGATGGAGATTTAGCGGTAACTGGCTTTGAAATTGACCAGGCAGATAACGTAAACAAAACAGGCTTCAAGCAGCCTTTACTCAACCGGAAGGCAAAAGTCGATGCTTCCCGTCAGGATTTACCTATGAGAGGTTTTGTAGACAATCTCAGTTCTGTTGAGTCTGCATCTATTAGGCGTTTTGATTCAGCGAAAGAAGATaggcatcacatggataagaaatGGTGGGAGAGGCAGGAGCGAGGAGATCAAGTTGCTTCAGTACTTGACATTGGACAAGTTGGTCCGAGGGCAACTTGTCGTTGTCAG GTTATTAGAAGTGTTGGTCAGTGGTCAGCTGGAACCACTCAGATTGAAGGAAGTATCCACAATGCCTACTTTTCTCTGATTGAAAAGGCAGAACACTTTGTATACATTGAG AATCAGTTTTTCATATCAGGCCTTTCAGGAGATGACACAATTAAAAACCGTGTGTTGGAAGCATTGTACAGGCGTATAATTCGAGCAGagagagagaaaaagcgctttaaGGCCATCATCGTCATACCCCTTTTACCGGGTTTTCAG GGAGGCATTGATGATGGTGGAGCTGCATCAGTACGGGCAATTATGCATTGGCAGTACCGGACTATCTGTAGAGGCCCTAACTCAATACTTCAAAATCTCTATGATGTGATTGGTCTCAAGGCGCATGATTATATCTCCTTTCATGGTCTTAGAGCACATGGTAGGCTATCTGATGGAGGTCCCTTGGTTACTAGCCAG ATTTATGTGCACAGCAAGTTGATGATCATTGATGACCGCATTGTAGTGATTGGCTCAGCTAACATAAATGATAGAAGCTTGCTTGGATCAAGGGATTCAGAG ATTGCTGTGGTCATTGAAGATAAGGAAGTTGTTAATTCTAAAATGGATGGAAGACATTGGGAAGCTGGTAAATTCTCCCTTAGCCTACGTCTTTCCCTCTGGGCGGAGCACCTTGGCCTTCACCGAGGAGAG GTTAGCCACATTATGGATCCTATGGATGATTCGACGTTCAAAAATATCTGGATGGCCACTGCCAAG ACAAATACCATGATTTACCAGGATGTATTCTCTTGTGTTCCGAATGATCTCATCCATTCAAG GACCCAGTTTCGGCAAAGCATTGCTTACTGGAAGGAGAAAATTGGCCACACGACAATTGATCTAGGTGTTgcccaagagaagctagaaacctACCAGGATGGCGATCTCAAAGGTACAGACCCTATGGACAGATTGCAGTTGGTCAGGGGCCATCTTGTATCTTTCCCTTTGGATTTCATGTGCCAAGAGGACTTGAGACCATATTTCAGTGAAAGCGAGTATTACACATCTCCGCAAGTTTTCCATTAG
- the LOC127317492 gene encoding phospholipase D zeta 1 isoform X2: MQEYLNHFFGNLDIVNSREVCKFLEVSCLSFLPEYGPKLKEDYVSVGHLPKIQKGRKEKCCSCGLFNCCKSSWQKVWVVLKPGFLALLKDPFDPKLLDVIIFDALPHMDINGEGQISLAKEIKERNPLHFGFQVSSGGRTIKLRTRSSSKVKDWVTAINAARQPPEGWCYPHRFGSFAPPRGLLEDGSMAQWFIDGQAGFEAIASSIEHAKSEIFITGWWLCPELYLRRPFEHHGSSRLDALLEARAKQGVQIYILMYKEVALALKINSLYSKNRLLNIHENVKVLRYPDHFSSGVYLWSHHEKIVIVDNQVCYIGGLDLCFGRYDSPDHKVNDAPPVIWPGKDYYNPRESEPNSWEDTTKDELDRTKYPRMPWHDVHCALYGPPCRDVARHFVQRWNYAKRNKAPNEQAIPLLMPHHHMVIPHYKGRSKETNGEAEGKQNDDDNAEVKKKASLASCASYQDVPLLLPQELEPQALPDGDLAVTGFEIDQADNVNKTGFKQPLLNRKAKVDASRQDLPMRGFVDNLSSVESASIRRFDSAKEDRHHMDKKWWERQERGDQVASVLDIGQVGPRATCRCQVIRSVGQWSAGTTQIEGSIHNAYFSLIEKAEHFVYIENQFFISGLSGDDTIKNRVLEALYRRIIRAEREKKRFKAIIVIPLLPGFQGGIDDGGAASVRAIMHWQYRTICRGPNSILQNLYDVIGLKAHDYISFHGLRAHGRLSDGGPLVTSQIYVHSKLMIIDDRIVVIGSANINDRSLLGSRDSEIAVVIEDKEVVNSKMDGRHWEAGKFSLSLRLSLWAEHLGLHRGEVSHIMDPMDDSTFKNIWMATAKTNTMIYQDVFSCVPNDLIHSRTQFRQSIAYWKEKIGHTTIDLGVAQEKLETYQDGDLKGTDPMDRLQLVRGHLVSFPLDFMCQEDLRPYFSESEYYTSPQVFH, translated from the exons ATGCAAGAATATCTTAACCatttttttggaaacttggatATTGTCAACTCACGGGAG GTTTGCAAATTTTTGGAAGTATCATGTTTGTCATTTTTGCCTGAATATGGGCCTAAGCTAAAAGAAGACTATGTTTCAGTTGGCCACTTGCCAAAAATTCAAAAGGGCCGTAAGGAGAAATGTTGTTCATGTGGATTATTTAACTGTTGCAAGAGCAGCTGGCAAAAG GTCTGGGTTGTCCTGAAGCCAGGATTCTTGGCTTTACTCAAAGATCCTTTTGATCCAAAGCTTTTGGATGTCATTATTTTTGATGCATTGCCACATATGGATATAAACGGAGAAGGTCAAATCTCACTAGCAAAGGAAATCAAAGAACGCAACCCATTGCATTTTGGATTCCAG GTGTCATCTGGTGGCCGGACAATTAAATTACGAACAAGAAGCTCTTCTAAGGTTAAGGATTGGGTTACTGCAATCAATGCTGCTAGACAACCTCCGGAAGGCTGGTGTTACCCTCACCGTTTTGGATCATTTGCACCACCAAGGGGGCTGTTGGAAGATGGGAGTATGGCACAGTGGTTTATAGATGGGCAAGCTGGATTTGAAGCAATTGCCTCCTCGATTGAGCATGCTAAATCTGAG ATATTTATTACTGGCTGGTGGCTATGCCCAGAATTGTATCTCCGACGCCCCTTCGAACATCATGGGTCATCTAGACTTGATGCTCTACTGGAAGCAAGAGCTAAGCAGGGTGTGCAG ATTTACATTTTAATGTACAAGGAAGTTGCTCTTGCCTTGAAAATTAACAGCTTGTACAGTAAAAACAGGCTACTTAACATTCATGAGAATGTCAAAGTTCTGCGCTATCCTGATCATTTCTCAAGTGGTGTATACTTGTG GTCACATCATGAGAAAATTGTGATTGTCGACAATCAAGTATGCTATATCGGAGGTCTTGATCTTTGCTTTGGTCGCTATGATAGTCCTGACCACAAAGTTAACGATGCGCCCCCTGTGATATGGCCAGGGAAGGACTACTACAACCCTCG GGAATCTGAGCCAAATTCTTGGGAGGACACAACAAAAGATGAACTGGACCGTACTAAATATCCCCGTATGCCTTGGCATGACGTCCATTGTGCTCTTTATGGACCACCTTGTCGGGATGTAGCAAGGCATTTTGTTCAGCGCTGGAATTATGCAAAG AGGAATAAAGCTCCAAATGAGCAAGCAATTCCTTTGCTGATGCCTCATCACCACATGGTAATTCCACATTACAAGGGAAGAAGTAAAGAAACAAATGGTGAGGCTGAGGGTAAAcagaatgatgatgataatgctgAGGTTAAAAAGAAAGCCTCCCTGGCATCCTGTGCATCGTATCAGGACGTGCCATTACTTTTACCTCAAGAGCTTGAACCTCAGGCATTGCCTGATGGAGATTTAGCGGTAACTGGCTTTGAAATTGACCAGGCAGATAACGTAAACAAAACAGGCTTCAAGCAGCCTTTACTCAACCGGAAGGCAAAAGTCGATGCTTCCCGTCAGGATTTACCTATGAGAGGTTTTGTAGACAATCTCAGTTCTGTTGAGTCTGCATCTATTAGGCGTTTTGATTCAGCGAAAGAAGATaggcatcacatggataagaaatGGTGGGAGAGGCAGGAGCGAGGAGATCAAGTTGCTTCAGTACTTGACATTGGACAAGTTGGTCCGAGGGCAACTTGTCGTTGTCAG GTTATTAGAAGTGTTGGTCAGTGGTCAGCTGGAACCACTCAGATTGAAGGAAGTATCCACAATGCCTACTTTTCTCTGATTGAAAAGGCAGAACACTTTGTATACATTGAG AATCAGTTTTTCATATCAGGCCTTTCAGGAGATGACACAATTAAAAACCGTGTGTTGGAAGCATTGTACAGGCGTATAATTCGAGCAGagagagagaaaaagcgctttaaGGCCATCATCGTCATACCCCTTTTACCGGGTTTTCAG GGAGGCATTGATGATGGTGGAGCTGCATCAGTACGGGCAATTATGCATTGGCAGTACCGGACTATCTGTAGAGGCCCTAACTCAATACTTCAAAATCTCTATGATGTGATTGGTCTCAAGGCGCATGATTATATCTCCTTTCATGGTCTTAGAGCACATGGTAGGCTATCTGATGGAGGTCCCTTGGTTACTAGCCAG ATTTATGTGCACAGCAAGTTGATGATCATTGATGACCGCATTGTAGTGATTGGCTCAGCTAACATAAATGATAGAAGCTTGCTTGGATCAAGGGATTCAGAG ATTGCTGTGGTCATTGAAGATAAGGAAGTTGTTAATTCTAAAATGGATGGAAGACATTGGGAAGCTGGTAAATTCTCCCTTAGCCTACGTCTTTCCCTCTGGGCGGAGCACCTTGGCCTTCACCGAGGAGAG GTTAGCCACATTATGGATCCTATGGATGATTCGACGTTCAAAAATATCTGGATGGCCACTGCCAAG ACAAATACCATGATTTACCAGGATGTATTCTCTTGTGTTCCGAATGATCTCATCCATTCAAG GACCCAGTTTCGGCAAAGCATTGCTTACTGGAAGGAGAAAATTGGCCACACGACAATTGATCTAGGTGTTgcccaagagaagctagaaacctACCAGGATGGCGATCTCAAAGGTACAGACCCTATGGACAGATTGCAGTTGGTCAGGGGCCATCTTGTATCTTTCCCTTTGGATTTCATGTGCCAAGAGGACTTGAGACCATATTTCAGTGAAAGCGAGTATTACACATCTCCGCAAGTTTTCCATTAG
- the LOC139833660 gene encoding uncharacterized protein has translation MDDLAKKRRQLIVQAAGLAAALGAYMIFISRRARNQTPMLLGRRIDMDIARESNLRYIYHSTDINCSNQLRMKRAPFFRLCNLFRERELLKDSIHTSIEEQVAMFLMVVGHNTRFRALQPIFRRSIEVISRYFKAVLYAVGELRGEMIRPPSSNIHPKIQENARFNPYFKDCIGAIDGTHVMARVPTNISAAFRGRKDGTTQNVMAAVDFDLRFTYILAGWEGSAHDALILADAVERDDGLSLPPGKFYLVDAGYAVRPGFLPPYRRTRYHLKEYGVGNHPENYKELFNLRHSSLRITVERAFAAYKNRWKFVYNKPYHPYKTQVKVVIACAILHNWKFDTPKDAEFLNTPLVNYEYMEACFANKLATGRFAMGSNEPLGKPIDVEGLEKTIDLEGGETNGEGSAQGEIPSDFGAQGLGATTPSPSASTNSKKRKRVLHDEDAIQVTNMSDALRDVAGAINNTCHSETHPDLCKTVMDLTNFDLDERLAVLDYLTEHKGKGLNFIKMEAAVREASFKRIIAKNPDLV, from the exons ATGGATGATTTGGCAAAAAAACGACGTCAACTAATCGTGCAAGCAGCCGGCCTTGCAGCTGCATTGGGAGCTTACATGATTTTTATCTCAAGGAGAGCTAGAAACCAAACTCCAATGTTATTAGGTCGTAGGATTGATATGGATATAGCTAGGGAATCAAACTTGAGATatatctatcattctaccgacaTAAATTGCTCAAATCAGCTTAGAATGAAAAGAGCTCCCTTTTTTCGCTTGTGCAATTTGTTTAGAGAGAGAGAATTATTGAAAGATAGTATTCATACTTCCATTGAGGAACAAGTAGCCATGTTTCTCATGGTAGTTGGCCACAACACAAGGTTTCGAGCTCTTCAACCGATTTTTAGAAGATCTATTGAAGTAATAAGTAGGTATTTTAAGGCTGTGTTGTATGCTGTTGGAGAGTTGCGAGGTGAGATGATCCGTCCCCCCTCCAGTAATATACACCCTAAAATTCAGGAAAACGCCCGCTTCAATCCTTACTTCAAG GATTGTATTGGAGCAATTGATGGAACACATGTCATGGCTAGAGTCCCAACAAATATCTCGGCCGCCTTTAGGGGTAGAAAAGATGGTACTACCCAAAATGTTATGGCTGCGGTAGACTTCGATTTAAGATTTACCTATATACTTGCTGGTTGGGAGGGGTCAGCCCATGATGCTCTCATACTTGCGGATGCTGTGGAGAGGGATGATGGGTTGTCATTACCTCCAG GAAAATTCTATCTTGTTGACGCTGGGTATGCCGTGAGACCGGGTTTCCTTCCACCATACCGTAGGACAAGGTACCACTTGAAGGAGTATGGTGTAGGGAATCATCCTGAAAACTATAAAGAATTGTTCAACTTGAGACACTCTTCTCTAAGGATAACAGTTGAAAGAGCTTTTGCTGCGTATAAGAATCGGTGGAAATTTGTTTACAATAAGCCATACCATCCTTACAAGACCCAAGTTAAAGTAGTAATAGCTTGTGCCATTCTCCATAATTGGAAATTT GATACTCCTAAAGATGCTGAATTTTTAAACACACCACTTGTGAACTATGAATACATGGAAGCTTGCTTTGCCAATAAGCTAGCCACAGGAAGGTTTGCAATGGGATCTAATGAGCCTTTGGGGAAACCCATTGACGTCGAGGGTCTAGAAAAAACTATTGATTTGGAGGGTGGAGAAACCAATGGTGAAGGTTCTGCGCAAGGAGAAATCCCCTCCGACTTTGGAGCTCAAGGCCTCGGAGCAACTACTCCTTCACCTTCTGCCTCAACAAATAGTAAAAAGAGGAAGCGGGTTTTACATGACGAAGATGCAATTCAGGTAACCAACATGTCTGATGCATTGCGTGATGTTGCTGGTGCTATCAATAACACTTGCCATAGTGAAACACACCCTGATTTGTGCAAAACGGTTATGGACCTTACCAATTTCGACTTGGATGAACGGTTGGCTGTTTTGGATTATTTGACGGAGCATAAGGGTAAAGGCCTTAATTTCATCAAAATGGAAGCTGCTGTTCGTGAAGCCTCGTTCAAGCGTATCATAGCGAAAAATCCGGATCTAGTTTGA